The following are encoded together in the Cicer arietinum cultivar CDC Frontier isolate Library 1 chromosome 2, Cicar.CDCFrontier_v2.0, whole genome shotgun sequence genome:
- the LOC101511314 gene encoding uncharacterized protein → MESFIHLSVKPSHVPILPISHDISSYKNCFYIDFYYSNTILFLGFDFLNSTNNPTSIYIERLFIPVEILCNCREMNHNIAIYNHFDSVPTYILDAILPGLEECARKMVVENDEGRDTLEMKLWLHVTTTLRPIEEEEDEDDRNQNDNGQIQQIVDSLEILEIDHSSFDSIEECSICLEKFCDSLKSEIVNTKCSHFFHKDCIVSWIKRCINRSSNYSCPLCRGQII, encoded by the coding sequence ATGGAGTCCTTCATTCATCTTAGTGTGAAACCTTCCCATGTACCAATCCTACCTATCTCACATGATATTTCTTCTTACAAGAATTGCTTCTACATTGATTTTTATTACTCCAACACAATTTTATTCCTTGGATTCGATTTCCTAAACTCTACCAACAACCCTACAAGTATATATATTGAAAGGTTGTTTATTCCGGTTGAAATCTTATGTAATTGTAGGGAGATGAATCATAATATTGCTATATACAATCACTTTGATTCCGTGCCTACTTACATATTAGATGCGATTCTACCTGGTTTGGAAGAATGTGCTAGAAAAATGGTTGTGGAGAATGATGAAGGACGTGACACACTAGAGATGAAGTTGTGGCTTCACGTTACCACAACTTTAAGACCAATCGAAGAAgaggaagatgaagatgatAGGAATCAAAATGATAATGGTCAAATCCAACAAATAGTTGATTCATTGGAGATATTAGAAATTGATCATTCTTCTTTTGACTCTATTGAAGAATGTTCAATTTGTTTGGAGAAGTTTTGCGATAGTTTAAAGTCAGAAATTGTTAATACAAAATGTTCTCATTTTTTTCATAAAGATTGTATTGTCTCATGGATTAAAAGATGCATCAACCGTTCATctaattattcttgtccattgtGCCGAggtcaaataatataa